Proteins found in one Anopheles aquasalis chromosome 3, idAnoAquaMG_Q_19, whole genome shotgun sequence genomic segment:
- the LOC126576667 gene encoding LOW QUALITY PROTEIN: uncharacterized protein LOC126576667 (The sequence of the model RefSeq protein was modified relative to this genomic sequence to represent the inferred CDS: substituted 1 base at 1 genomic stop codon): MVTSPSLKKIRISRPLILDLSLSDTQYVQQSNDFAFQLYKHVSAQARDGNVVFSPLSISACLSLAAMGAGGQTAEEMFSGLRYGKSNQKQQVADWYGRLMEHLANDTSISLANKLYVKEGSKVKRSFQEVATTSFQSEVQELNFAQSQIVAKTINDWVESKTNNKIKDLITSDALDALTRMVLVNAVHFHAKWKHQFEPFDTHSMPFWFSDTESRDVSTMYIQEDFAFKSFAAEEFSALELSYSDSNVTMLVLLPNNRDGLASLEERLPSIDLIDLRNQLKISEVKVYLPKFKIDFSLDLKDVLTTLGMGRMFSGEAEFPGLLESDGVLKVSKAVHKAFIEVNEEGIEAAAATGIRLLLHSGWHSLQPVVEFKADHPFIYVLMSQDKGVYFIGKVTNPNFLPEWPPNRFGTRSVTNQLTDSDEFVQKSNEFAFHLYQQVSAQAGDENVALSPVSIGACLSLAAMGAGGETADEIFSGLRCGKADQKQQVAQWYGRLMHRLADDESIDVANKVYVALVLVNGTFLFSNIVKRSFEEIASYSFRSDVERINFDWNESAAKWINNGVAKYTWNKVKDLIDGEALDNLTRIVLVSSVHFHARWKHHFEPFDTHPMPFWFSDTESRDVPMMHIAENFLFRNFEAKGFSALELAFEGSDVTMLVLLPHKYDGLAALEENLASLNLVELRSKLAGGDVAVHLPKFKIDVSLDLKNVLTILGMRRMFTDEAEFPNLLESNETFKVSKAIHKAFIEVKEDGIEAEYLPSKXNGTMFCAGRYPTPPLLVFKADHPFIYLLSSEDKGVYLIGKVTNPG; the protein is encoded by the exons ATGGTTACATCACCATCTCT AAAGAAGATCAGAATTTCCAGGCCCTTGATCCTTGATTTATCCTTGAGTGACACTCAGTATGTGCAACAGTCCAACGATTTCGCATTCCAGCTGTACAAA CATGTAAGTGCACAGGCGCGTGACGGAAATGTGGTGTTTTCTCCGCTTTCGATCAGTGCCTGCCTATCACTGGCCGCCATGGGAGCCGGTGGACAAACGGCTGAAGAAATGTTTAGCGGATTGCGCTACGGAAAATCCAATCAGAAGCAGCAAGTTGCCGACTGGTACGGACGACTCATGGAGCACCTGGCCAATGATACATCTATTTCTCTGGCCAACAAGCTGTACGTCAAAGAGGGATCCAAAGTGAAACGTTCCTTCCAagaggtggccaccaccagtttCCAATCGGAGGTCCAGGAGCTCAATTTCGCTCAGAGTCAGATCGTCGCCAAAACCATCAACGATTGGGTGGAAAGTAAGACGAACAACAAAATCAAGGATCTTATCACGTCCGATGCGTTGGATGCGCTCACCCGTATGGTGCTTGTCAATGCGGTTCATTTTCACGCGAAATGGAAACATCAGTTCGAACCATTCGATACCCACTCGATGCCGTTCTGGTTCAGTGATACAGAGTCACGAGATGTGTCGACAATGTACATTCAGGAGGATTTTGCGTTCAAAAGCTTTGCGGCTGAAGAATTCTCGGCTCTTGAGCTATCCTACAGTGACAGTAACGtgacgatgctggtgctgttgcctaACAATCGCGATGGATTAGCATCATTGGAGGAGAGACTTCCGAGTATTGACCTAATCGATCTTCGAAATCAACTGAAAATAAGCGAAGTCAAAGTATATCTCCCCAAATTCAAAATCGATTTCTCGCTCGATCTTAAGGACGTTCTGACAACA CTTGGCATGGGACGAATGTTCAGTGGCGAAGCTGAGTTTCCTGGTTTGCTGGAGTCTGATGGAGTTCTTAAAGTTTCAAAGGCCGTTCATAAAGCATTCATCGAAGTGAATGAAGAAGGTATCGAGGCAGCAGCCGCTACAG GAATCCGATTGTTGCTGCACTCGGGCTGGCACTCACTGCAACCGGTAGTGGAGTTCAAGGCAGATCATCCATTTATATATGTCCTGATGTCTCAGGATAAGGGAGTCTATTTCATAGGGAAAGTGACGAACCCA AATTTCCTGCCAGAATGGCCTCCTAACAGGTTTGGGACTCGTAGTGTGACCAACCAATTGACCGATTCAGACGAGTTTGTGCAAAAGTCCAACGAGTTCGCATTCCACCTGTATCAG CAAGTGAGTGCACAAGCGGGTGACGAAAATGTAGCCCTTTCTCCAGTTTCGATCGGTGCCTGTCTGTCACTGGCCGCCATGGGAGCGGGGGGAGAAACGGCTGACGAAATATTTAGTGGACTGCGGTGCGGCAAAGCCGATCAGAAGCAACAGGTTGCCCAATGGTACGGACGGCTAATGCATCGGCTGGCAGATGATGAATCTATCGACGTAGCCAACAAGGTGTACGTTGCACTGGTTTTAGTAAACGGTACATTTCTGTTCAGTAACATTGTGAAACGTTCCTTCGAAGAGATCGCCTCCTACAGCTTCCGATCGGACGTCGAAAGGATCAATTTCGATTGGAATGAGTCCGCTGCAAAATGGATCAACAATGGTGTGGCAAAATATACGTGGAACAAAGTTAAGGATCTCATCGATGGCGAGGCGCTGGACAATCTGACTCGTATAGTACTAGTGTCATCAGTACATTTTCACGCGAGATGGAAACATCATTTCGAACCATTCGATACCCATCCAATGCCATTCTGGTTCAGTGATACAGAATCACGTGATGTGCCGATGATGCACATTGCAGAGAACTTTCTATTCCGCAACTTTGAGGCCAAAGGATTCTCCGCACTGGAGCTAGCCTTCGAGGGCAGTGACGTAAcgatgttggtgctgctgccacacaaATACGACGGACTAGCAGCATTGGAGGAGAATCTAGCGAGCCTTAACTTAGTCGAGCTTCGTAGTAAACTGGCAGGAGGTGATGTGGCCGTCCATCTTCCTAAATTTAAAATCGATGTCTCACTCGACCTTAAGAACGTTCTGACAATA CTTGGCATGAGACGAATGTTCACTGATGAGGCTGAGTTTCCTAATTTGCTCGAATCAAATGAAACGTTCAAGGTTTCGAAGGCGATCCATAAAGCATTCATCGAGGTGAAAGAGGACGGTATCGAGGCAGAATACTTGCCAAGTAAGTGAAATGGAACTA TGTTTTGTGCGGGACGGTACCCGACGCCACCGTTATTGGTTTTCAAGGCAGATCATCCATTTATATATCTGCTCTCGTCAGAGGATAAGGGCGTCtatttaattggaaaagtgACGAACCCTGGTTAA